A stretch of Oreochromis aureus strain Israel breed Guangdong linkage group 11, ZZ_aureus, whole genome shotgun sequence DNA encodes these proteins:
- the LOC116325140 gene encoding NACHT, LRR and PYD domains-containing protein 3-like, producing MSQSEEKDEGLLPSNEEHGSQAELERTKQEHSNSPSQSCVSMESQRSRDYPISFNQHESVTETKQEQLNSTSQSCVSMESQRSRDYPISFNQQEPATEGHQTVSEGSTYHQTDLDSVFLVVEKNIVTFVKNELKTFRKLLSPDYPKCLESEAKDEEINNSEDEDQRWRSREAFLKITLQVMRRMKHGELADSLQNRACGAMCPYELKSSLKKKFQCVFEGIAKEGNPTLLNQIYTELYITEGRFAQVNSDHEVRQIEAASRKSDGIEPKIKQEDIFKLSTERDEPIRTVMTKGVAGIGKTVLTQKFALDWAEGKGNQHIQFIFLFSFRELNVLKEKRFSLVELVYHFFPEMKEGGICRFQDFRVLFIFDGLDECRLSLDFHKTDILTDVTESTSLDVLLTNIIRGTLLSSACVWITTRPAAANQIPPEYVNMVTEVRGFNDMQKEEYFRRRFSEEEQRSRIISHIKRSRSLHIMCHIPVFCWISATVLEKVLKTKEGGELPKTLTEMYVHFLVVQCKLKNIKYDGGAVTDSHWSPETKKMIESLAKLAFEQLHKGNLTFYESDLTEGGIDIRAASLYSGVFTQVFQEESGLYQDKMFSFVHLSVQEFLAALHVYLTFFNSGVNLMSEGTSVWSRLFKAKPDSVSLYQSAVDQALQSPNGHLDLFLRFLLGLSLENNQRLLHGLVKETESSSLTNHKTVQYIRNKISSTSCPEKSINLFHCLIELNDCSLTKEIQQHLSSGRLPIDKLSTSHWSALVFILLSSEEELNVFDLDKYSASEEVLLRLLPVVKAFTKAVVSCHDLSERSLKPLASVLSSQSSSLRKLDLNYNNLQDSRVKLLCEGLRSPHCKLETLSLCCCNLSGKSCEALASVLSSQPSSLRELDLDNNDLEDSDVMLLCEGLKSPECRLETLRLSGCLITKKGCASVASALSSNPAHLKLLDLSYNHPGESGVKLLSAGRENSNWVLNDLRIEPRGSQFLKPVLQKYARKLTLDPNTANKNLIMSNNNRKVAVSRQTQSYPDHPERFDYWKQVLCTEGLSGRCYWEVEWEGHIYLGVTYKGIRRKGQEDDSCLGCNDQSWTLMCSNGGYSCQHGNKRRSIRTTATSRTGVYLDWHAGTLSFFKVSSGKLIHLQTFRTEFKEPVYPAFRVRTEPFNSSLALC from the exons ATGAGTCAGTCTGAGGAAAAAGATGAGGGACTGCTGCCCTCAAATGAGGAACATGGCAGCCAGGCAGAACTCGAGAG GACTAAGCAGGAACATTCAAACTCACCTTCACAAAGCTGTGTATCCATGGAGAGCCAGAGATCCAGGGATTACCCGATTAGTTTCAACCAACATGAATCAGTTACAGA GACTAAGCAGGAACAATTAAACTCAACTTCACAAAGCTGTGTATCCATGGAGAGTCAGAGATCCAGGGATTACCCGATTAGTTTCAACCAACAAGAACCAGCTACAGA AGGTCACCAGACAGTGTCAGAGGGGTCCACCTATCATCAGACAGACTTGGACTCCGTATTTCTG GTTGTTGAGAAGAACATTGTTACTTTTGTGAAAAATGAGCTGAAGACATTCCGTAAATTGCTGAGTCCAGATTACCCAAAATGCTTGGAGAGTGAAGCTAAGGATGAGGAGATAAATAATAgtgaagatgaagaccagagatggaggagcagagaggcttttctgaaaatcacactGCAGGTCATGAGACGAATGAAACATGGAGAGCTGGCTGACTCTCTGCAAAACA GAGCTTGTGGGGCCATGTGTCCATATGAACTCAAATCAAGTCTAAAGAAGAagtttcagtgtgtgtttgaggggattgCCAAAGAAGGAAATCCAActcttctgaatcagatctacacagagctctataTCACAGAGGGGAGATTTGCACAGGTCAACTCTGATCATGAAGTCAGACAGATTGAAGCAGCATCCAGGAAATCAGATGGAATTGAGCCAaaaatcaaacaagaagacataTTCAAACTCTCTACTGAAAGAGATGAACCAATTAGAACAGTcatgacaaagggagtggctggcattgggaaaacagttttAACACAGAAGTTTGCTTTGGACTGGGCTGAAGGCAAAGGCAACCAGCATATACAATTcatatttctattttcttttagagagctgaatgtgctgaaagagaaaAGGTTTAGTTTGGTGGAACTTGTTTATCACTTCTTTCCTGAAATGAAAGAAGGAGGAATCTGCAGGTTCCAGGATTTTAGGGTTTTGTTTATCTTTGATGGtttggatgagtgtcgactttcactggacttccacaaaactgaTATCCTGACTGATGTTACAGAGTCCACCTCATTGGATGTGCTACTGACAAACATCATAAGGGGGACATTGCTGTCCTCTGCTTGCGTGTGGATAActacacgacctgcagcagccaatcagattccACCTGAGTATGTGAACATGGTAACAGAGGTTAGAGGTTTCAATGACATGCAGAAGGAGGAATACTTCCGCAGGAGATTCAgtgaagaagagcagagaaGCAGAATTATTTCCCATATCAAGAggtcacgaagcctccacatcatgtgccacatccctgTCTTCTGTTGGATctctgctacagttctggagaaggtattaaaaacaaaagaaggaggagagctgcccaagaccctaaCTGAGATGTATGTTCACTTTCTGGTAGTTCAGTGCAAACTGAAGAAcatcaagtatgatggaggagctgtgACAGAttcacactggagtccagagaccAAAAAGATGATCGAGTCATTGGCAAAACTTGCTTTTGAGCAGCTGCACAAAGGGAACCTGACCTTTTATGAATCAGATCTGACAGAGGGTGGCAttgatatcagagcagcctcattGTACTCAGGAGTATTCACACAAGTTTTTCAAGAGGAAAGCGGATTGTACCAAGACAAGATGTTCTCCTTTGTTCATCTGAGTGtgcaggagtttctggctgctcttcacgTTTATCTGACATTTTTCAATTCTGGAGTCAATTTGATGTCAGAAGGAACTTCTGTGTGGTCCAGACTGTTTAAAGCCAAACCTGATTCAGTATCTCTCTACCAGAGTGCTGTAGAccaggccttacagagtccaaatggacacctggacctATTCCTGCGCTTCCTCCTTGGTTTATCTTTGGAGAACAATCAGAGACTGCTACATGGTTtagtgaaagagacagaaagcagctcactgaccaatcacaaaacagtccagtacatcagGAATAAGATCAGTTCCACTTCCTGTCCAGAGAAGAGCATCAACCTGTTTCATTGCCTGATTGAGCTAAATGATTGTTCTCTAACAAAAGAGATACAACAACACTTGAGCTCAGGACGTCTGCCCATTGATAAACTGTCTACTTCTCATTGGTCAGCTTTGGTCTTCattttactgtcatcagaagaaGAGCTGAATGTGTTTGACTTGGataaatactctgcttcagaggaggttcttctgaggctgctgccagtggtcaaagcatTTACTAAAGCTGT GGTGAGTTGCCATGACCTGTCAGAGAGAAGTTTGAAGCCTCTGgcctcagttctcagctcccagtctTCCAGTCTGAGAAAACTAGACCTGAAttacaacaacctgcaggattccaGAGTGAAGCTGCTCTGTGAAGGATTACGGAGTCCACACTGCAAACTGGAAACACTCAG tCTTTGTTGCTGCAACCTGTCAGGAAAAAGCTGCGAGGCACTGGCTTCTGTTCTCAGCTCCCAGCCCTccagtctgagagagctggacctggaCAACAATGATTTGGAGGATTCAGATGTGATGCTGCTCTGTGAAGGACTGAAAAGCCCAGAATGCagactggaaactctcag gcTGTCAGGATGTCTGATCACAAAGAAAGGCTGTGCTTCGGTGGCTTCCGCTCTCAGTTCTAACCCAGCCCACCTGAAATTGTTGGATCTGAgttacaatcatccaggagaatCTGGAGTTAAGCTGCTCTCTGCTGGAAGAGAGAATTCAAACTGGGTACTGAACGATCTCAG GATTGAACCCCGTGGATCACAGTTCTTAAAACCTGTTCTGCAGAAGT ATGCCCGTAAACTCACACTGGACccaaacactgcaaacaaaaaCCTTATAATgtcaaacaacaacagaaaagtgGCAGTGAGTAGACAGAcgcagtcatatcctgatcaccCAGAGAGGTTTGACTACTGGAAACAAGTGCTGTGTACAGAGGGTCTGTCTGGTCGTTGCTATTGGGAGGTTGAATGGGAAGGACATATTTACTTAGGAGTGACATACAAAGGAATCAGGAGGAAAGGGCAAGAGGATGACAGCTGTCTTGGATGCAATGATCAGTCGTGGACCCTGATGTGCTCTAATGGTGGTTACTCTTGCCAACATGGTAACAAAAGAAGATCCATCCGTACAACTGCTACCAGCAGAACAGGGGTATACCTGGATTGGcatgctggcactctgtccttctttAAAGTCTCCTCTGGCAAACTGATCCACCTCCAGACCTTCCGTACTGAATTCAAGGAGCCAGTCTACCCTGCTTTCAGGGTCAGGACTGAGCCATTTAACTCATCGCTGGCTTTGTGTTAG